Proteins from a genomic interval of Scomber japonicus isolate fScoJap1 chromosome 10, fScoJap1.pri, whole genome shotgun sequence:
- the LOC128366239 gene encoding meprin A subunit beta-like, with amino-acid sequence MKGYIFLVLNLATAFSNPVNPPKSIQRSSIINTNILWPSPVPYVLTNGLEMNAKGVVLRAFEQFRLKTCIDFKPRASERYYISVEKQGGCYSYIGRVLLKGQVLSIGSYCDEISTVEHEFLHALGFYHEQSRYDRDDHVTIVTENIISGNENNFEKVSKEESSTNGVPYDYMSVMHYGPNAFSNGNGSTIVTKDPKYQDVIGQRMEMSPSDVLELNRLYKCNSTIAFKMYCGFSDGNMCEMTHCSRSGIDWRMEKKAAGGPSSDHTSGSEPGQGAGYFMHASTASGAEGDSARLETKRMRINRECHTQCLQFYYFHSGSKSDVLNIWIREFQDEKDTKGNLRLMGQITGPPTSHWQLQHVSLNATKHFQVEFEVQKGAGSSGGGFSIDDINLSEIECPHVTLQINDFENHLSTSRYGTSIYSPRQYSRGGYAYRVGITLYKTFVGVFVQMLSGKNDDELKWPCPERQVTFQMLDQNPNIQLQMSKQRSITSDPNLTDNDGKYVWDDPRKNGNPFVNENNETVFGNSMIGRSYFATSELIQSRDFVKGGSAIFVFDFQDLTPVINGNTLPCPEVGPVKITHPPKGQDNGPCNSR; translated from the exons ATGAAAGGATACATTTTCCTTGTGTTGAACTTGGCAACAGCCTTCTCCAACCCTGTCAACCCT CCGAAGTCAATACAGAGGAGTTCCATTATTAATACGAACATATTATGGCCATCCCCGGTTCCATATGTTTTGACCAACGGCCTTG AGATGAATGCCAAAGGAGTCGTCCTAAGAGCCTTTGAACAGTTCAGGCTGAAGACATGCATTGACTTCAAACCAAGGGCTTCTGAGCGCTATTACATTTCTGTCGAAAAACAGGGCGG ATGCTACTCATATATTGGGCGAGTACTACTAAAAGGACAGGTCCTCTCCATTGGCAGTTACTGTGATGAGATTTCCACTGTTGAGCATGAGTTTCTCCATGCTCTCGGCTTCTACCATGAACAGTCCAGATATGACAGAGATGATCACGTCACGATTGTAACTGAGAACATAATATCAG GAAACGAGAATAATTTTGAAAAAGTTAGCAAAGAAGAAAGCAGCACCAACGGAGTCCCATATGACTACATGTCAGTGATGCACTATGGCCCAAATGCTTTCAGTAATGGCAATGGGTCTACAATTGTCACCAAAGACCCCAAATACCAGgatgtgattggtcagagaATGGAAATGAGTCCCAGCGATGTTCTGGAGCTGAACCGCCTCTACAAATGCA ACTCCACCATTGCTTTTAAGATGTACTGCGGCTTCTCTGATGGGAACATGTGTGAAATGACTCACTGTTCTCGAAGTGGCATTGACTGGAGAATGGAAAAAAAGGCTGCTGGTGGTCCTAGCTCTGACCACACCAGTGGCAGCGAACCTG GTCAAGGTGCAGGTTACTTCATGCATGCTAGCACAGCATCAGGTGCGGAGGGAGACTCAGCCCGGCTGGAGACCAAGAGGATGAGAATCAACAGGGAGTGTCACACCCAGTGTCTCCAGTTCTACTACTTCCACAGCGGAAGCAAGTCAGATGTACTTAACATCTGGATCAGAGAGTTTCAAGATGAAAAGGACACTAAAGGAAACCTCCGCCTCATGGGACAGATCACTG GTCCACCAACATCCCATTGGCAGCTCCAACATGTTTCCCTGAATGCCACCAAACATTTCCAGGTGGAGTTTGAGGTTCAAAAAGGAGCAGGAAGCTCGGGAGGCGGCTTCTCAATCGATGACATCAATCTGTCTGAGATCGAATGTCCACACGTCACTTTACAGATTAATGATTTCGAGAATCATTTGAGCACTAGTCGTTATGGAACCTCTATATACAGCCCACGGCAATACTCCAGAGGGGGCTATGCTTACCGGGTAGGGATAACGCTATACAAGACATTTGTTGGCGTGTTTGTGCAAATGTTGTCCGgtaaaaatgatgatgagcTGAAGTGGCCCTGCCCAGAGAGGCAAGTGACCTTCCAAATGCTAGATCAAAACCCAAACATCCAGCTGCAGATGTCAAAGCAGAGAAGTATCACCAGTGACCCAAACCTCACCGACAATGATG GAAAGTATGTTTGGGATGACCCGCGTAAGAATGGAAACCCATTTGTAAATGAGAATAATGAGACAGTCTTTGGAAACAGCATGATTGGCCGAAGCTATTTTGCAACTTCGGAACTAATTCAATCCAGAGACTTCGTCAAGGGAGGGAGTGCCATTTTTGTCTTCGACTTCCAAG ATCTCACTCCTGTCATCAATGGAAATACTCTACCATGTCCTGAAGTGGGACCAGTGAAGATTACACATCCTCCCAAAGGGCAAGATAACGGCCCATGCAATTCACGGTAG